The following proteins are encoded in a genomic region of Bradyrhizobium sp. SK17:
- a CDS encoding helix-turn-helix domain-containing protein, producing MNRSAAKKMKQRSAGKPDIELGKRIRLRRVEQKISQAELGDKLGVSFQQVQKYEKGVNRVGAARLQQIATALDVPVTFFYDGDNKAREVESLLFLDSAFSLRLLRAYSKIKDQTVQRQLVSLMESIAANED from the coding sequence ATGAACAGATCAGCAGCAAAGAAGATGAAGCAGCGCAGTGCCGGCAAGCCGGACATTGAGTTGGGCAAGCGAATTCGCCTGCGCCGTGTCGAGCAGAAGATCTCGCAGGCTGAACTCGGCGACAAGCTTGGTGTCAGCTTCCAGCAGGTTCAGAAGTACGAGAAGGGCGTCAACCGCGTCGGCGCCGCCCGCCTTCAGCAGATCGCGACCGCGCTCGATGTGCCGGTCACCTTCTTCTACGATGGCGACAACAAGGCCCGCGAAGTCGAGAGCCTGTTGTTCCTCGACAGCGCGTTCAGCCTCCGGTTGCTGCGCGCCTACAGCAAGATCAAGGATCAGACCGTGCAGCGCCAGTTGGTGTCGCTGATGGAATCGATCGCCGCCAACGAGGACTGA
- a CDS encoding serine hydrolase yields the protein MLAPTPASPESAGMSTAALDRLEAHLKSRYLDSGRFPGTQLLIYRRGKIVHSTVQGFADLERKAPMKDDTIFRIYSMTKPITSVAFMMLVEEGKVALDEPVAKYIPEWKNLGVFVAGTAPAFLTRPPTRPMQIVDLLRHTSGLTYGFQQRSNVDAAYREKKIGEVIKAGTLDGMIEDLAKIPLEFSPGEAWNYSVSTDVLGYLVGKIAGMPFEQFLKERIFKPLGMNDTDFFVPADKAHRFAACYSADPQGGFNPLAAERKGTLTLQDDPTTSTFLSPPSLISGGGGLCSTAADYLTFCRALLNGGELGGVRLLGPKTLKLMASNHLPGGVDLPAMSRSMFAEAAYNGIGFGLGFAVTMHPAQTLIAGSPGEFNWGGAATTSFFIDPAEELITIFMTQVLPSSAYPLRRELRTMVYAAITESNL from the coding sequence ATGTTAGCCCCCACGCCTGCCTCGCCCGAATCCGCGGGAATGTCGACCGCAGCCCTCGATCGCCTCGAAGCGCATCTGAAGAGCCGCTATCTCGATTCCGGCCGCTTTCCCGGCACCCAGCTCCTGATCTATCGCCGCGGCAAGATCGTGCATTCCACCGTCCAGGGCTTCGCCGACCTCGAGCGCAAGGCGCCGATGAAGGACGACACGATCTTCCGCATCTATTCGATGACCAAGCCGATCACGTCGGTCGCCTTCATGATGCTGGTCGAGGAAGGCAAGGTCGCGCTCGACGAGCCGGTCGCAAAGTACATCCCGGAATGGAAGAACCTCGGTGTGTTCGTCGCCGGCACCGCGCCCGCCTTCCTGACCCGCCCGCCGACGCGGCCGATGCAGATCGTCGACCTGCTGCGCCACACCTCGGGCCTGACCTACGGCTTCCAGCAGCGCTCCAATGTCGACGCCGCCTATCGCGAGAAGAAGATCGGCGAGGTCATCAAGGCCGGCACGCTCGACGGCATGATCGAGGATCTGGCGAAGATCCCACTGGAGTTCTCGCCGGGCGAAGCCTGGAATTACTCGGTCTCGACCGACGTGCTCGGCTATCTCGTCGGCAAGATCGCAGGCATGCCGTTCGAGCAATTCCTCAAGGAGCGGATCTTCAAGCCGCTCGGCATGAACGACACCGATTTCTTCGTGCCGGCCGACAAGGCGCACCGCTTTGCGGCCTGCTATTCCGCCGATCCGCAGGGCGGCTTCAACCCGCTCGCCGCCGAGCGCAAGGGCACGCTGACCTTGCAGGACGATCCGACGACCAGCACGTTCCTGTCACCGCCCTCGCTGATCTCGGGCGGCGGCGGGCTGTGCTCGACCGCGGCCGACTATCTGACCTTCTGCCGGGCGCTGCTCAATGGCGGCGAGCTCGGCGGCGTCCGCCTGCTCGGCCCGAAGACGCTGAAGCTGATGGCGTCCAACCACCTGCCCGGCGGGGTCGACCTGCCGGCGATGTCGCGTTCGATGTTCGCCGAAGCCGCCTATAACGGAATCGGTTTCGGCCTCGGCTTCGCCGTCACCATGCACCCGGCGCAGACGCTGATCGCGGGCAGCCCGGGCGAATTCAACTGGGGCGGCGCGGCGACGACGTCTTTCTTCATCGATCCGGCCGAAGAGCTGATCACGATCTTCATGACCCAGGTGCTGCCATCGAGCGCCTATCCGTTGCGGCGCGAGCTGCGTACCATGGTCTACGCCGCGATCACCGAGAGCAACCTCTGA
- a CDS encoding CmpA/NrtA family ABC transporter substrate-binding protein yields MTKPSNTPPNRAISRRRLLKATSGAAALLAAAKLNFPAGAFAQGAGPEVKGAKLGFIALTDASPLFVAKEKGIFAKYGMPDVEVQKQASWGTTRDNLVLGSEGNGIDGAHILTPMPYLISAGKVTQNNQPTPMYIMARLNLNGQCISVAKEYADLKIGVDTAPFKPALEKKKAGGKAIKAAMTFPGGTHDLWIRYWLAAGGIDPDKDIETIVVPPAQMVANMKVGTMDCFCVCEPWNLQLIHQDIGYTAITTGELWDKHPEKSFGLRAAWVDKNPKAAKALLMAVMEAQQWCEKAENREETAAICAKRQWINCPVEDITDRMKGKFDYGTGRVVENSPQQMRFWKDNASYPYQSHDLWFLTEDIRWGKYEAGFDTKALIAKVNREDLWKEAAKELGVTDIPASTSRGKETFFDGKVFDPADPAAYLKSLSIKRVDV; encoded by the coding sequence ATGACCAAGCCCAGCAACACGCCCCCGAACCGTGCGATCAGTCGTCGCCGGCTCCTGAAGGCAACCAGCGGCGCCGCCGCGCTGCTCGCCGCAGCCAAGCTCAACTTTCCCGCCGGCGCGTTCGCGCAGGGTGCGGGTCCCGAAGTGAAGGGCGCCAAGCTCGGCTTCATCGCGCTGACCGATGCCTCGCCGCTGTTCGTCGCCAAGGAGAAGGGCATCTTCGCCAAATACGGCATGCCCGACGTCGAGGTGCAGAAGCAGGCTTCGTGGGGCACCACGCGCGACAATCTGGTGCTCGGCTCCGAAGGCAATGGCATCGACGGCGCGCACATCCTGACGCCGATGCCGTATCTGATTTCGGCCGGCAAGGTGACGCAGAACAATCAGCCGACGCCGATGTACATCATGGCGCGGCTCAATCTGAATGGTCAGTGCATCTCGGTCGCCAAGGAATATGCCGACCTCAAGATCGGAGTCGACACCGCACCATTCAAGCCGGCGCTGGAGAAGAAGAAGGCGGGCGGCAAGGCGATCAAGGCGGCGATGACTTTCCCCGGCGGCACGCATGATCTGTGGATCCGCTACTGGCTCGCCGCCGGCGGCATCGATCCCGACAAGGACATCGAGACCATCGTAGTGCCGCCCGCGCAGATGGTCGCCAACATGAAGGTTGGCACCATGGACTGCTTCTGCGTCTGCGAGCCGTGGAATTTGCAGCTGATCCATCAGGACATCGGCTACACCGCGATCACGACCGGCGAGCTCTGGGACAAGCACCCGGAGAAATCGTTCGGCCTGCGCGCCGCCTGGGTCGACAAGAACCCGAAGGCCGCCAAGGCGCTGCTGATGGCGGTCATGGAAGCCCAGCAATGGTGCGAGAAGGCCGAGAACCGCGAGGAGACTGCGGCGATCTGCGCCAAGCGGCAGTGGATCAACTGTCCGGTGGAAGACATCACCGATCGCATGAAGGGCAAGTTCGACTACGGCACCGGCCGCGTGGTCGAGAACTCGCCGCAGCAGATGCGGTTCTGGAAGGACAACGCGTCCTATCCCTATCAGAGCCATGATCTCTGGTTCCTGACCGAGGATATCAGGTGGGGCAAGTATGAGGCGGGCTTCGACACCAAGGCGCTGATCGCCAAGGTCAACCGCGAGGATCTCTGGAAGGAGGCCGCCAAGGAACTTGGCGTCACCGACATTCCGGCCTCGACCTCGCGCGGCAAGGAGACCTTCTTCGACGGCAAGGTGTTCGATCCCGCCGATCCCGCCGCGTACCTGAAGTCGCTGTCCATCAAGCGTGTCGATGTCTGA
- a CDS encoding isocitrate/isopropylmalate dehydrogenase family protein yields MPANDTLHIAVLGGDGIGPEVMAPALEVLRKIEASAGLKFRFTEAAAGAGHYKETGKSMPESTIRLCEEADAILLGACGLPSVRYPDNTEIAPQIELRMIFDLYAGVRPARLIPGVPSTIVGADQKGIDLVVIRESTEGLFASMGKGVVTDSEARETMVITRHTSERLFEFSFRLAERRKARGKANSGLTCVDKANVFKAFAFFRNIFDETAKRHPDVKADHLYIDATAAALVKRPWDFDVMVTENMFGDILSDLTAGLIGGMGMAPSADIGDRYAVFQPCHGTAPDIMGQGKANPTAMILSAAMMLDWLADKHGIESAAEAAENIERAVDRVYADGIKPFEFGGSSGTADVAKAVLAAL; encoded by the coding sequence ATGCCCGCCAACGACACGCTCCACATCGCCGTTCTCGGCGGCGACGGTATCGGCCCCGAGGTGATGGCGCCGGCGCTCGAGGTGCTGCGCAAGATCGAGGCATCGGCCGGCCTCAAATTCCGCTTCACCGAGGCGGCCGCCGGAGCCGGCCACTACAAGGAGACCGGCAAGTCGATGCCGGAGAGCACGATCCGGCTGTGCGAGGAGGCGGATGCGATCCTGCTCGGCGCCTGCGGATTGCCGTCGGTGCGCTATCCCGACAACACCGAGATCGCGCCGCAGATCGAATTGCGCATGATCTTCGATCTCTATGCCGGCGTGCGGCCCGCGCGATTGATTCCGGGCGTGCCGAGCACGATCGTCGGGGCCGACCAGAAGGGCATCGATCTCGTCGTGATCAGGGAATCCACCGAGGGCCTGTTCGCCTCGATGGGCAAGGGCGTCGTCACCGACAGCGAGGCGCGCGAGACGATGGTGATCACGCGCCACACCTCCGAGCGGCTGTTCGAGTTCTCGTTCCGGCTTGCCGAGCGTCGCAAGGCGCGCGGCAAGGCGAATAGCGGGCTGACCTGCGTCGACAAGGCGAACGTGTTCAAGGCATTCGCCTTCTTCCGCAACATCTTCGACGAGACGGCGAAGCGTCATCCCGACGTCAAGGCCGATCACCTCTACATCGACGCGACCGCGGCTGCGCTGGTGAAGCGCCCATGGGACTTCGACGTGATGGTCACCGAGAACATGTTCGGCGACATCCTGTCGGACCTCACCGCCGGCCTGATCGGCGGCATGGGCATGGCGCCGTCAGCCGATATCGGCGACCGCTACGCGGTGTTCCAACCTTGCCACGGCACCGCGCCCGATATCATGGGGCAGGGCAAGGCGAACCCGACCGCGATGATCCTGTCGGCTGCGATGATGCTGGACTGGCTCGCCGACAAGCACGGTATCGAGAGCGCCGCTGAGGCCGCCGAAAATATCGAGCGCGCGGTCGACAGGGTCTATGCCGACGGCATCAAGCCGTTCGAGTTCGGCGGCAGCAGCGGCACGGCCGATGTAGCGAAGGCCGTGCTGGCGGCGCTTTAG
- a CDS encoding ABC transporter ATP-binding protein, whose protein sequence is MQAYLKLDHIDKTFARGNVTTEVLKDINLTIDQGEYVSIIGHSGCGKSTLLNIVAGLTGATNGGVLLENREVNSPGPDRAVVFQNHSLLPWLTVYENVKLGVDKVFARTKSRAEREAWVMHNLGLVQMAHARDKRPSEISGGMKQRVGIARALAMEPKVLLLDEPFGALDALTRAHLQDSVMALHQKLGNTILMITHDVDEAVLLSDRIVMMTNGPSARIGEVLEVPLARPRKRLELATNASYLKCRQRVLEFLYERHSFVEAA, encoded by the coding sequence ATGCAGGCCTATCTGAAGCTCGACCACATCGACAAGACGTTTGCCCGCGGCAACGTCACGACGGAAGTCCTGAAGGACATCAACCTGACCATCGATCAGGGCGAATATGTCTCGATCATCGGCCATTCCGGCTGCGGCAAGTCGACCTTGCTCAACATCGTCGCCGGCCTCACCGGCGCCACCAATGGCGGCGTGCTGCTGGAGAACCGCGAGGTCAATTCGCCGGGACCGGATCGCGCCGTCGTGTTCCAGAACCACAGCCTGTTGCCGTGGCTCACGGTCTACGAGAACGTCAAGCTCGGCGTCGACAAGGTGTTCGCCAGGACCAAGAGCAGGGCCGAGCGAGAGGCCTGGGTGATGCACAATCTCGGCCTGGTGCAGATGGCGCATGCCAGGGACAAGCGGCCGAGTGAGATCTCCGGCGGCATGAAGCAGCGCGTCGGCATCGCGCGGGCGCTTGCGATGGAGCCGAAGGTGTTGCTGCTCGACGAGCCGTTCGGCGCGCTCGATGCGCTGACCCGGGCGCATCTGCAGGATTCGGTGATGGCGCTGCACCAGAAGCTTGGCAACACCATCCTGATGATCACCCACGACGTCGACGAGGCCGTGCTGTTGTCGGACCGTATCGTGATGATGACCAACGGCCCGAGCGCGCGGATCGGCGAGGTGCTCGAAGTGCCCTTGGCGCGTCCGCGCAAGCGGCTCGAGCTCGCGACCAACGCCAGCTACCTGAAATGCCGGCAGCGCGTGCTCGAATTCCTCTATGAGCGGCACAGCTTCGTCGAGGCGGCATGA
- the ntrB gene encoding nitrate ABC transporter permease — protein MSMPAIKTELSAVAIPQAAAAPVVTMTPKRAPHTETYARMAKETAARVLPPLIVIALLLVVWELICRRAGSSLPPPSKVFKDTKELILDPFFDHGGIDKGLFWHLSASLQRVAYGYSLAAIAGIALGTLVGQSVWAMRGLDPLFQVLRTIPPLAWLPLSLAAFRDGQPSAIFVIFITSVWPIIINTAVGIRNIPQDYRNVAAVVQLNPLEFFTKIMIPAAAPYMFTGLRIGIGLSWLAIVAAEMLIGGVGIGFFIWDAWNSSHISEIILALFYVGIIGFVLDRLIAGAGKVVTRGTAAN, from the coding sequence ATGTCGATGCCTGCCATAAAGACCGAACTGTCAGCGGTGGCGATCCCGCAGGCCGCCGCGGCGCCGGTCGTGACCATGACACCGAAGCGCGCGCCGCATACCGAGACCTACGCCAGGATGGCGAAGGAGACCGCGGCGCGTGTGTTGCCGCCGTTGATCGTGATCGCGCTGCTGCTCGTCGTGTGGGAGTTGATCTGCCGGCGCGCCGGCTCCAGCCTGCCGCCGCCGTCGAAGGTGTTCAAGGACACCAAAGAGCTGATCCTCGATCCGTTCTTCGACCATGGCGGCATCGACAAGGGCCTGTTCTGGCATCTCTCCGCCAGCCTGCAGCGGGTCGCCTATGGCTACTCGCTGGCAGCGATCGCCGGCATCGCGCTCGGCACGCTGGTCGGCCAGTCGGTGTGGGCGATGCGCGGGCTCGATCCGTTGTTCCAGGTGCTGCGCACGATCCCGCCGCTTGCCTGGTTGCCGCTGTCGCTTGCCGCGTTCCGCGACGGCCAGCCCTCGGCGATCTTCGTCATCTTCATCACCTCGGTCTGGCCGATCATCATCAACACCGCGGTCGGCATCCGCAACATCCCGCAGGACTACCGCAACGTCGCCGCGGTGGTGCAGCTCAATCCGCTGGAGTTCTTCACCAAGATCATGATCCCGGCGGCTGCGCCCTACATGTTCACCGGCCTGCGCATCGGCATCGGCCTGTCATGGCTCGCGATCGTTGCGGCCGAGATGCTGATCGGTGGCGTCGGCATCGGCTTCTTCATCTGGGACGCGTGGAATTCCTCGCATATCAGCGAAATCATCCTGGCGCTGTTCTATGTCGGCATCATCGGCTTCGTGCTCGATCGCCTCATTGCGGGCGCGGGCAAAGTCGTGACCCGCGGCACGGCGGCGAATTGA
- a CDS encoding sensor histidine kinase encodes MPKLTLPVRLALLVAGTMLPLIIFAVGIVFHNYQRDRQAATQRVLETARNIRLLLDAEMQRMTGGLQVLALTNSLRDGDFANFRRIAAGFLEQYGKDGVVLVADRTGHQAFSSLTPDTASLPPRNNLEIVEKVFATRQPQYSNLFFGAVKQRLIITVEVPVIRDGEVLYDISFSPPIGVFQAMIEKQRLNQDWTISIFDSEGVNLARVPNPQATIGQRAAPTLFAEMFRQSEATLPTVSLEGVALITGFTRSRVTGWTVAAGISEGSLVAPLWRSLAITSVIGGFLLLVGLGFAVRMATTIARGEMLHGLLIEELNHRVKNTLAILQSIATQTFRSASRAEREKFEGRLGALAEAHNLLSTDKWQGSDLQDVVSRVLRPYLLNASERVKMFGPRVPLSPRLALVLSMIMHEMATNAAKYGALSNDTGTVTLDWEILREGPEPKLRMIWTEAGGPQVTAPVRRGFGSRLIERSARDQLGGEATVDFLPQGVVYTLTSSLDVDD; translated from the coding sequence GTGCCGAAACTGACATTGCCAGTGCGTCTCGCGCTTCTGGTCGCGGGAACGATGTTGCCGCTGATCATTTTCGCGGTCGGTATCGTCTTCCACAATTACCAGCGGGACCGCCAGGCCGCCACGCAGCGCGTGCTCGAGACCGCCCGCAACATCCGCCTGCTGCTCGACGCCGAAATGCAGCGGATGACCGGCGGCCTGCAGGTGCTGGCATTGACCAACTCGCTGCGCGACGGCGATTTCGCCAATTTTCGTCGCATCGCCGCGGGCTTTCTCGAGCAATACGGCAAGGACGGCGTGGTGCTGGTGGCCGACCGCACGGGACACCAGGCGTTCTCCTCGTTGACGCCGGACACCGCGAGCCTGCCGCCGCGCAACAATCTCGAGATCGTCGAGAAGGTGTTTGCGACCCGGCAGCCGCAATACTCCAACCTGTTCTTCGGCGCGGTGAAGCAGCGCCTGATCATCACCGTCGAGGTGCCGGTGATCCGCGACGGCGAGGTGCTCTACGACATCTCCTTCAGTCCGCCGATCGGAGTCTTCCAGGCCATGATCGAGAAGCAGCGCCTCAACCAGGACTGGACCATCTCGATCTTCGACAGCGAAGGCGTCAACCTCGCCCGTGTGCCAAATCCGCAGGCGACCATCGGACAGCGCGCCGCGCCGACGTTGTTTGCCGAGATGTTCCGCCAAAGCGAAGCGACGCTGCCGACCGTCTCGCTCGAAGGCGTGGCCCTGATCACCGGCTTCACCCGGTCGCGCGTCACCGGCTGGACCGTCGCCGCGGGAATCTCCGAGGGCTCGCTGGTGGCGCCGCTGTGGCGCTCGCTGGCGATCACCAGCGTGATCGGCGGCTTCCTGCTGCTGGTCGGCCTCGGCTTCGCGGTGCGGATGGCGACCACGATCGCGCGCGGCGAGATGCTGCACGGCCTCCTGATCGAGGAGCTCAACCACCGGGTCAAGAATACGCTGGCGATCCTGCAATCGATCGCCACCCAGACCTTCCGTAGCGCGAGCCGCGCCGAACGCGAGAAATTCGAGGGGCGGCTCGGCGCGCTCGCCGAGGCCCACAATCTGCTCTCGACCGACAAATGGCAGGGCTCCGACCTTCAGGACGTGGTCAGCCGCGTGCTGCGGCCCTATCTGCTGAACGCTTCGGAGCGGGTCAAGATGTTCGGACCGCGGGTGCCGCTGTCGCCACGGCTTGCTTTGGTGCTGTCGATGATCATGCACGAAATGGCCACCAACGCGGCCAAATATGGCGCATTGTCCAACGACACCGGCACGGTGACGCTGGACTGGGAAATCCTGCGGGAAGGCCCCGAGCCGAAGCTCCGGATGATCTGGACCGAGGCCGGCGGACCACAGGTCACGGCACCGGTGCGGCGCGGCTTCGGCTCCCGGCTGATCGAGCGCAGTGCCCGCGACCAACTCGGCGGCGAAGCCACCGTGGACTTCCTGCCCCAGGGCGTCGTTTACACCCTGACCAGCTCCCTCGACGTCGACGATTGA
- a CDS encoding ABC transporter ATP-binding protein yields MMLQAASNPLMKVENLVVEYSVGGKTIHAVSDVSLEIGRGETLGLVGESGCGKSTLGRAVLQLRQAVSGKVLFDGHDLTTLKGEALRQMRRRVQLIFQDPIASLNPRRRIGDIVAEPLVIAGVKDPEERKRRVAEVLSAVGLDPALVSGRLPHEFSGGQCQRICIARSLVLNPEFVICDEPVSALDVSIRAQILNLLEEMKARYGLTLLFIAHDLAVVKAVSDRVAVMYLGRLCEVGPSEQLFARPAHPYTALLIEAIPVPDPDVRPTQSVPVGEPPSPIAPPSGCRFRTRCPRADARCASEVPDLRMVAPGQFAACHHPLV; encoded by the coding sequence ATGATGTTGCAGGCTGCATCCAACCCGCTGATGAAGGTGGAAAACCTCGTCGTCGAATACTCGGTCGGCGGCAAGACCATCCATGCGGTCTCCGACGTCAGCCTCGAGATCGGGCGGGGCGAAACGCTCGGGCTGGTCGGCGAATCCGGCTGTGGCAAATCCACGCTCGGCCGCGCGGTGCTGCAACTGCGTCAGGCGGTTTCCGGCAAGGTGCTGTTCGACGGCCACGATCTCACCACGCTGAAGGGCGAGGCGCTGCGCCAGATGCGCCGGCGCGTGCAGCTGATCTTCCAGGACCCGATCGCCTCGCTCAATCCGCGGCGGCGGATCGGCGACATCGTCGCCGAACCGCTGGTGATCGCCGGCGTCAAGGATCCCGAGGAACGCAAGCGGCGGGTGGCCGAGGTGTTGTCGGCGGTCGGCCTCGACCCGGCGCTGGTCAGCGGCCGGCTGCCGCATGAATTCTCCGGCGGGCAATGCCAGCGCATCTGCATCGCCCGCTCGCTGGTGCTCAATCCGGAGTTCGTGATCTGCGACGAGCCGGTGTCGGCGCTCGACGTTTCAATTCGTGCCCAGATCCTCAATTTGCTGGAGGAGATGAAGGCGCGCTACGGCCTGACCTTGCTGTTCATCGCCCACGACCTTGCCGTGGTGAAGGCGGTCTCGGATCGGGTCGCGGTGATGTATCTCGGCCGGCTCTGCGAGGTCGGACCCTCCGAGCAGTTGTTCGCGCGGCCTGCGCATCCCTATACCGCGCTGCTGATCGAGGCGATCCCTGTGCCCGATCCGGATGTGCGCCCGACCCAGAGCGTGCCGGTCGGCGAACCGCCGTCGCCGATCGCGCCGCCCTCCGGCTGCCGCTTCCGCACCCGCTGTCCGCGGGCCGATGCGCGTTGTGCCAGTGAGGTGCCGGACCTGCGCATGGTTGCGCCCGGCCAGTTCGCGGCTTGCCATCATCCGCTGGTCTGA
- a CDS encoding dicarboxylate/amino acid:cation symporter, with protein sequence MSTIAAEATTARKPLYTSLFVQVLVALLLGIVIGMAAPDFAIGLKIFSDAFLKLISMIVAPIVFCVVVHGIAGAGDLKKVGRVGVKALVYFETMTTVALVVGLLLAYLFGPGHGMNIDTSTLDAKALGNYASNAQKLKGEGVGSFLLNIIPTTSFDALSRNDVLQVLFFAIIFGVSLALVGGEKGERISSFIDAVSTVLFRAMGLIVRFAPIGVLGAVAYTVGKYGVGSLKQLLSLVALFYVAVAVFVLGVLGGVMALAGVNLLKFLGYLREELMIVLATASSDAVLPQVMRKLERLGVKDSVVGLVIPTGYSFNLDAFSIYLTLAVVFIAQATNTPLSFGDLLLVLGVSLITSKGAHGVPGSAIVILAATLNAVPSIPAIGLVLVLSVDWFIGMARAVGNLIGNCVATVVVAAWEGDLDRDQARRVLEGSEAVDVTAG encoded by the coding sequence ATGTCGACCATCGCAGCGGAAGCCACCACGGCCCGCAAGCCGCTTTATACGTCGCTGTTCGTCCAGGTGCTGGTCGCGCTGCTGCTCGGCATCGTGATCGGCATGGCCGCACCGGATTTCGCGATCGGGCTGAAGATCTTCAGCGATGCCTTCCTGAAGCTGATCTCGATGATCGTGGCACCGATCGTGTTCTGCGTGGTGGTGCACGGCATCGCCGGCGCTGGCGATCTCAAGAAGGTGGGACGCGTCGGCGTCAAGGCGCTGGTGTATTTCGAGACGATGACGACGGTCGCGCTGGTGGTCGGCCTGCTGCTCGCCTATCTGTTCGGGCCCGGCCACGGCATGAACATCGATACCTCGACGCTCGATGCCAAGGCGCTCGGCAACTATGCCAGCAACGCGCAGAAGCTGAAGGGCGAAGGCGTCGGCAGCTTCCTGCTCAACATCATCCCGACCACCTCGTTCGACGCGCTGTCGCGCAACGACGTGCTGCAGGTGCTGTTCTTCGCGATCATCTTCGGCGTCAGCCTGGCGCTGGTCGGCGGCGAGAAGGGCGAGCGAATCTCCTCCTTCATCGATGCGGTCTCGACCGTACTGTTCCGCGCCATGGGCCTGATCGTGCGCTTCGCACCGATCGGCGTGCTCGGCGCCGTCGCCTATACGGTCGGCAAATATGGCGTCGGCTCGCTGAAGCAGCTGCTGTCGCTGGTGGCGCTGTTCTACGTCGCGGTCGCGGTGTTCGTGCTCGGCGTGCTCGGCGGGGTGATGGCGCTCGCTGGCGTCAACCTGCTCAAGTTCCTCGGTTACCTGCGCGAGGAACTGATGATCGTGCTCGCCACCGCATCGTCCGACGCGGTGCTGCCGCAGGTCATGCGCAAGCTGGAGCGGCTCGGCGTCAAGGACTCGGTTGTCGGCCTCGTGATCCCGACCGGTTACTCGTTCAATCTCGATGCCTTCTCGATCTATTTGACGCTCGCGGTCGTGTTCATCGCGCAGGCGACCAATACCCCGCTGTCGTTCGGCGACCTGCTGCTGGTGCTCGGCGTGTCGCTGATCACCTCGAAGGGCGCGCACGGCGTTCCGGGCTCGGCGATCGTCATCCTGGCCGCGACGCTCAACGCGGTGCCGAGCATCCCGGCAATCGGCCTCGTGCTGGTGCTCTCGGTCGACTGGTTCATCGGGATGGCGCGCGCGGTCGGCAATCTGATCGGCAACTGCGTCGCCACCGTCGTGGTCGCGGCGTGGGAGGGTGACCTGGACCGTGACCAGGCCCGCCGGGTGCTCGAAGGCAGCGAGGCAGTCGACGTCACCGCGGGCTAA
- a CDS encoding dioxygenase — MTQFNETELTAAVIRSFDQTPDPRAKFLLQELVKSLHDYVSKTNLTFEEWDHAIGFLTRTGQKCTDIRQEFILLSDVLGVSMLVDAVNHRDRDGATETTVLGPFYVGEHKVTPHGTDISASLPGERMFVQSRVTDLDGKPLANVPVDVWHADDDGFYDSQKPSYATEGASSRARFITDADGRFFFRTIVPCSYPIPTDGPVGQMITQTNRHPMRPAHAHFLVNAKGHEPLITHVFIEGDEYIDSDVVFGVKDELIAKVERRTDPAMPDGQRSDGPWSLMSYEFHVKPGGGMAPAPLGTKVTEDA; from the coding sequence ATGACCCAGTTCAACGAAACCGAGCTCACCGCAGCCGTGATCCGCAGCTTCGACCAGACGCCCGATCCGCGAGCCAAGTTCCTGTTGCAGGAATTGGTGAAGTCGCTGCACGACTATGTGAGCAAGACCAATCTCACCTTCGAGGAGTGGGACCACGCGATCGGTTTCCTGACTCGCACCGGGCAGAAATGCACCGACATCCGCCAGGAATTCATCCTGCTGTCCGACGTGCTCGGCGTCTCGATGCTGGTGGACGCGGTCAACCACAGGGATCGCGACGGCGCCACCGAGACCACCGTGCTCGGGCCGTTCTATGTCGGCGAGCACAAGGTGACGCCGCACGGCACCGACATCTCGGCGAGCCTGCCCGGCGAGCGCATGTTCGTGCAGAGCCGCGTCACCGACCTCGACGGCAAGCCGCTGGCCAATGTGCCGGTCGATGTCTGGCACGCGGACGATGACGGATTCTATGACTCGCAGAAGCCGAGCTACGCGACCGAGGGCGCCTCGTCGCGGGCGCGCTTCATCACCGATGCCGACGGCCGTTTCTTCTTCCGCACCATCGTGCCGTGCAGCTATCCGATCCCGACCGACGGTCCGGTCGGCCAGATGATCACGCAAACCAACCGCCATCCGATGCGGCCGGCGCATGCGCATTTCCTGGTCAACGCCAAGGGCCATGAGCCGTTGATCACCCATGTCTTCATCGAGGGCGACGAGTACATCGACTCCGATGTGGTGTTCGGCGTGAAGGACGAACTGATCGCCAAGGTCGAACGGCGCACCGATCCCGCAATGCCCGATGGCCAGCGTTCGGACGGCCCGTGGAGCCTGATGAGTTACGAATTCCATGTGAAGCCCGGCGGCGGCATGGCGCCCGCGCCGCTCGGCACCAAGGTCACCGAGGACGCCTGA